Proteins from a genomic interval of Psychrobacter fulvigenes:
- a CDS encoding UvrD-helicase domain-containing protein, with translation MSQLNPRQQEAMLYVSGPLLVLAGAGSGKTSVITRKIAYLIEECNMPAERITAVTFTNKAAREMKARVSKLLPSEKTRGLTVSTFHQFGLQFLRYELIHTPLKGNFSIMDSDDSKRLLMELMMRDNLSGAESRELVGKAIKMISDWKNDLIEPDQAMETLEDPEDMIFATLYALYERNLRAYNAVDFDDLIVLPTKILRENRELRDKWQNRIRYLLVDEYQDTNTAQYEMIKYLVGPQGRFTVVGDDDQSIYAWRGAKPENMALLKEDFPKLKIVMLEQNYRSTTRILTSANAVITNNEHLFEKKLWSDKGQGEKIRIINCRNDDDESERVAKEIVTHKLRFGNEWEQYAVLYRSNFQARMLEAQLRQLQVPYKLSGGQSFFARSEIKDIMGYLRLILNPEDDSAFLRIINTPKRGMGPATLEKLGLFSQEHSISLLASCTHGGLSHVLPSKAYGTLKEFGDFIEHYTRELDQHPDPVPIVRQMIDETGYIDFVRSDSKTPQQEKNRIDNIDMLYTSIQSLINRAEEDEDRTIDTIIRKLVLLDMLEQQQEEENTNKVNLMTLHAAKGLEFDFVYIMGLEEEMLPHRNSILSETVEEERRLMYVGITRARRELTLTLATQRRAGGQMRVTSESRFLDELPEDHIDWPAKAKKKKATKNPEAVADEYLANIRALLGNR, from the coding sequence ATGAGTCAACTCAATCCTAGACAACAAGAAGCCATGCTCTACGTATCCGGACCTCTGCTCGTCTTGGCTGGGGCAGGCTCGGGTAAAACCTCAGTCATCACCCGCAAAATTGCCTATCTTATCGAAGAGTGCAACATGCCAGCCGAGCGCATCACGGCGGTGACTTTTACCAACAAAGCCGCCCGTGAAATGAAAGCGCGGGTCAGCAAGCTCCTGCCTAGCGAAAAGACCCGCGGATTAACGGTATCAACCTTTCACCAGTTCGGACTACAGTTTTTACGTTATGAGCTGATTCACACGCCTTTAAAGGGCAACTTCTCCATCATGGACAGCGATGACAGCAAGCGCTTGTTGATGGAGCTGATGATGCGTGACAATTTAAGCGGTGCTGAAAGTCGCGAACTGGTCGGCAAAGCCATTAAGATGATTTCTGACTGGAAGAACGATCTCATTGAGCCAGATCAAGCGATGGAGACCTTAGAAGATCCAGAAGACATGATTTTTGCCACCTTGTATGCGCTATATGAGCGCAATCTACGCGCTTATAATGCCGTCGATTTTGATGACTTAATTGTGCTACCGACTAAGATTTTGCGTGAAAACAGAGAGCTACGCGATAAGTGGCAGAACCGTATCCGCTACTTGCTAGTCGATGAATATCAAGATACCAATACCGCACAATATGAAATGATTAAGTATTTGGTCGGACCGCAAGGACGCTTTACTGTCGTTGGCGATGACGACCAATCTATCTATGCGTGGCGCGGTGCCAAACCTGAAAACATGGCATTACTCAAAGAAGACTTCCCTAAGCTTAAAATTGTGATGCTTGAGCAAAACTACCGCTCAACTACGCGTATTTTGACCTCTGCCAACGCGGTCATTACCAACAATGAGCATTTATTTGAAAAAAAGCTCTGGTCAGATAAAGGTCAAGGCGAAAAAATCCGTATTATTAACTGCCGTAATGACGACGATGAGTCCGAGCGCGTGGCAAAAGAGATCGTCACTCATAAACTGCGCTTTGGTAATGAATGGGAGCAATACGCCGTCCTTTATCGCAGTAACTTTCAGGCGCGGATGTTAGAAGCACAGCTGCGTCAGCTGCAAGTGCCTTATAAGCTTTCTGGCGGTCAGTCGTTTTTTGCCCGTAGTGAAATCAAAGACATCATGGGCTATCTGCGTCTGATATTGAACCCTGAAGATGACAGTGCTTTTTTGCGCATTATCAACACGCCCAAACGCGGAATGGGACCAGCGACTCTAGAAAAATTAGGACTGTTCTCACAAGAGCACAGCATTTCTCTGCTAGCGTCCTGTACGCATGGTGGTTTGAGCCATGTATTACCGAGCAAAGCTTATGGTACCTTAAAAGAGTTTGGCGATTTTATTGAGCACTATACCCGTGAGCTAGATCAGCACCCTGATCCAGTCCCTATCGTGCGCCAGATGATTGATGAGACCGGTTATATCGACTTTGTACGCAGCGACTCAAAAACGCCGCAACAAGAAAAAAACCGTATTGATAATATCGATATGCTCTATACCAGTATTCAGTCTCTGATTAACCGCGCTGAAGAAGACGAAGATCGTACCATCGATACCATCATTCGTAAGCTGGTGCTGCTCGATATGCTCGAGCAGCAGCAAGAAGAAGAAAATACCAATAAAGTAAACCTCATGACTTTGCATGCAGCAAAAGGCTTGGAGTTTGACTTTGTCTATATCATGGGCTTAGAGGAAGAGATGCTACCGCACCGAAACTCTATCCTAAGCGAGACAGTCGAAGAAGAACGGCGCTTGATGTACGTGGGTATTACCCGCGCCCGTCGTGAGCTCACTCTCACTCTCGCCACTCAGCGCCGTGCTGGTGGTCAGATGCGCGTGACCTC